Proteins encoded in a region of the Coffea eugenioides isolate CCC68of chromosome 4, Ceug_1.0, whole genome shotgun sequence genome:
- the LOC113768146 gene encoding adenylate kinase isoenzyme 6 homolog isoform X1 has product MAGLSTASPKNGIDGRKKPNLLITGTPGTGKTTTASALAEAAQLRHINIGDLVKEKNLHNGWDDQFECYIINEDLVCDELEDMMEEGGNIVDHHGCDFFPERWFDRVVVLQTENSLLYDRLARRGYTGSKLSNNIECEIFQVLLEEAKESYQEEIVVALRSDSIDDINNNVSTLSDWLRSWNMS; this is encoded by the exons ATGGCTGGGCTGTCTACTGCGTCTCCT AAAAATGGCATCGATGGTAGGAAGAAACCCAACTTGCTGATAACCGGAACCCCGGGAACGGGGAAGACAACGACAGCGTCGGCGCTGGCAGAGGCCGCTCAGCTCCGACACATCAACATTGGTGACCTGGTTAAGGAGAAGAACTTGCACAACGGTTGGGATGACCAGTTCGAGTGCTACATCATCAATGAAGACCTG GTCTGTGATGAACTTGAAGATATGATGGAAGAAGGGGGCAACATTGTGGATCACCATGGCTGTGATTTTTTCCCAGAACGATGGTTTGATAGGGTTGTGGTGCTTCAAACTGAGAATTCTTTGTTGTATGATCGATTAGCTAGGAG GGGTTACACGGGTTCAAAGCTTTCGAACAACATTGAATGCGAAATCTTTCAGGTGTTACTAGAGGAAGCGAAAGAGAGTTATCAGGAAGAAATTGTTGTTGCTTTGAGAAGTGATTCAATAGATGACATAAACAATAATGTATCAACTTTATCTGATTGGTTGAGGAGTTGGAACATGTCCTGA
- the LOC113768146 gene encoding adenylate kinase isoenzyme 6 homolog isoform X2, with the protein MAQKNGIDGRKKPNLLITGTPGTGKTTTASALAEAAQLRHINIGDLVKEKNLHNGWDDQFECYIINEDLVCDELEDMMEEGGNIVDHHGCDFFPERWFDRVVVLQTENSLLYDRLARRGYTGSKLSNNIECEIFQVLLEEAKESYQEEIVVALRSDSIDDINNNVSTLSDWLRSWNMS; encoded by the exons ATGGCACAGAAAAATGGCATCGATGGTAGGAAGAAACCCAACTTGCTGATAACCGGAACCCCGGGAACGGGGAAGACAACGACAGCGTCGGCGCTGGCAGAGGCCGCTCAGCTCCGACACATCAACATTGGTGACCTGGTTAAGGAGAAGAACTTGCACAACGGTTGGGATGACCAGTTCGAGTGCTACATCATCAATGAAGACCTG GTCTGTGATGAACTTGAAGATATGATGGAAGAAGGGGGCAACATTGTGGATCACCATGGCTGTGATTTTTTCCCAGAACGATGGTTTGATAGGGTTGTGGTGCTTCAAACTGAGAATTCTTTGTTGTATGATCGATTAGCTAGGAG GGGTTACACGGGTTCAAAGCTTTCGAACAACATTGAATGCGAAATCTTTCAGGTGTTACTAGAGGAAGCGAAAGAGAGTTATCAGGAAGAAATTGTTGTTGCTTTGAGAAGTGATTCAATAGATGACATAAACAATAATGTATCAACTTTATCTGATTGGTTGAGGAGTTGGAACATGTCCTGA